The following coding sequences are from one Streptomyces sp. NBC_01485 window:
- a CDS encoding lanthionine synthetase C family protein, with amino-acid sequence MTHPLALKMADAVADLLADPATAPVSPRTTTTERQQLAYGPLGIALLHIERAARSLGPWQRAHDWLTAATRQPFTSGPDSHPFYGAPALAHTVACAADHLPGTYQGALDTLDVQIITDIRTRLDAAHRRIDAGHLPQLAEFDVIRGLTGYGAYLLRRDPSSSDLHAVLGYCARLAEPLSADGEALPGWWTETGPSGRADERFPGGHANSGLAHGIGGVLALLALAARYGTVVGGHHDAMRTIVAWLDRWQEKTDLGVAWPYWVTRAELRQGHLAPSAPRRPSWCYGTAGLVRAQQLAALVLDDTVREVEAGSALVAALTERTQLKATTDNGLCHGFAGLAHIAARTGTDAHLTTAGQLQAAIPALLTAVCPPGTDPATAAAALVRDEEVGPGFLNGAAGIALALLAPATATPPQSAWDSCLLIA; translated from the coding sequence GTGACCCACCCTCTCGCGCTCAAGATGGCGGACGCCGTCGCCGACCTCCTGGCCGACCCCGCCACAGCGCCCGTGAGTCCCCGCACGACAACCACCGAACGGCAGCAACTCGCCTACGGTCCCCTGGGAATTGCGCTGCTGCACATCGAACGGGCCGCGCGCAGCCTCGGACCGTGGCAACGCGCCCACGACTGGCTCACAGCCGCTACCCGGCAACCGTTCACCAGCGGACCCGACAGCCACCCGTTCTACGGCGCCCCCGCCCTCGCTCACACCGTGGCCTGCGCGGCCGACCACCTCCCCGGTACCTACCAGGGCGCCTTGGACACCCTCGACGTGCAGATCATCACCGACATCCGCACGCGCCTTGACGCCGCGCACCGCCGTATCGATGCAGGCCACCTGCCACAACTGGCGGAGTTCGACGTGATCCGTGGACTCACCGGCTACGGGGCCTACCTTCTCCGCCGGGACCCGTCCAGCTCCGACCTGCACGCGGTCCTCGGCTACTGCGCACGCCTCGCCGAACCGCTCAGTGCCGACGGCGAGGCTCTGCCGGGGTGGTGGACGGAGACAGGGCCTTCCGGCCGAGCTGACGAGCGGTTCCCCGGCGGGCACGCCAACAGCGGTCTCGCGCATGGAATCGGCGGGGTGCTCGCGCTGCTGGCACTTGCCGCCCGGTACGGCACCGTCGTTGGCGGACACCACGACGCCATGCGCACCATCGTGGCGTGGCTGGACCGCTGGCAGGAGAAGACCGACCTCGGCGTTGCCTGGCCGTACTGGGTCACGCGTGCCGAACTTAGGCAGGGGCACCTCGCCCCCTCCGCACCGCGCCGCCCTTCATGGTGCTACGGCACCGCTGGCCTCGTCCGCGCCCAGCAGCTCGCTGCCCTCGTCCTCGATGACACCGTCCGCGAAGTCGAGGCGGGGAGCGCGCTCGTGGCCGCCCTCACCGAGCGCACTCAGCTCAAGGCGACCACGGACAACGGCCTGTGCCACGGCTTCGCCGGCCTCGCCCACATCGCCGCCCGGACCGGCACCGACGCGCACCTCACGACCGCTGGCCAGCTCCAGGCGGCGATCCCGGCACTCCTGACCGCGGTGTGTCCTCCGGGCACCGACCCGGCAACCGCGGCCGCGGCCTTGGTGCGGGACGAGGAAGTGGGGCCCGGGTTCCTCAACGGTGCCGCCGGTATAGCCCTGGCGCTCCTCGCACCTGCCACCGCCACGCCGCCCCAATCGGCCTGGGATTCCTGCCTGCTCATCGCCTGA
- a CDS encoding lantibiotic dehydratase, translated as MASSTAFHAGTTALVRAVARPELPVSPCPGLDDLSPRGAAARLAWLRELWSEEDVAEALEHASPVLASQVRALCSSSTPAARDVRRAVSSVARYVLRAEQRATPFGLFAGVASAVIGGQARANWGPDHVVIGRAGAEWLTAVVERLESCPELLERLPVVLNNTATRRGDRLIVPYKADTQSDRRRAVEASVALTEPVQVVLEAAREPICTGALADKLAADFPTAGQGKAQRLVEGLIRNEVLITSLHAPSTETDALDYLLAQLDAVEADAVTQVADMIRELRAVQSDLRGCGSGSGRARATARMRALVPRLRRHPLALDLRLDAEVELPEAVAREVERAASVLARVSALPYGTAAWKAYQRRFYERYGIGTMVPLNEVVADSGTGFPDGYPGAPADGRRSRLSVRDDTLVRLAQAAVLDGRDEVVLTDELIAAMDLGPERPRVPPHLEVGVRVHAASTEELQRGRFRLEIASVSRGVGVTTGRFLGVLAPEDRESLSAELADLPSADAGTVPAQLSFPPLLATSAHVTRAPQVLSTVISVQEHRAASSDVLTPDDLAVACDGRRMYLAAPERGQRIEAVGMHALNLKEHTPPLVRFLTELSRAQCAQVTLFNWGAATAMPFLPRLRYGRTVLASARWRLEAAELPRRDRPQAQWDTALEEWRTRRRMPQRVSLAEEDRRLLLDLDQAAHRTLLREHLNRASLAVLVEGPDADAYGWCDGRAHEVVVPLKARRPPAWPLLPTPAPARTFSPAQIQTPGVSSLLLATLYGDLRRQDTLLTQHIPDLLDQLGSPPWWFIRFRDPNHHLRVRIALPDPQAFAATARTVGIWANELRSAGLLSDVRFPTSYREMGRWGSGAAWDAAENVFRADSRAVATQLSQPRRPHPRALVAAHTIAIATSFLGSTEAAMSWLIDNIPPTAPAPVPRPQFTETVRLADPTDHWAALRDAPGGQAIVAAWADRDATLAAYRPHLPGPDTQGIRLDDVLSSLLHVHFVRHLAVDFPEEAICLYLTRAAALARISRRTR; from the coding sequence ATGGCTTCGAGCACCGCGTTCCATGCCGGTACGACCGCGCTCGTCCGTGCGGTCGCTCGGCCGGAGCTTCCTGTCTCCCCGTGTCCCGGCCTCGACGACCTTTCCCCCCGTGGCGCGGCGGCCCGGCTCGCATGGTTGCGGGAGCTGTGGTCCGAGGAGGACGTTGCCGAGGCCCTGGAGCACGCCAGTCCTGTCCTCGCCTCCCAGGTGCGGGCCTTGTGCTCCTCCAGCACCCCGGCCGCGCGTGATGTGCGGCGCGCTGTCTCCTCCGTGGCCCGCTACGTGTTGCGTGCCGAACAGCGGGCAACTCCGTTCGGCCTGTTTGCTGGCGTGGCCTCGGCCGTCATCGGCGGGCAGGCGCGCGCGAATTGGGGTCCGGACCACGTCGTCATCGGTCGTGCGGGCGCGGAGTGGCTGACGGCCGTTGTCGAACGGCTGGAGTCGTGCCCCGAACTGCTGGAGCGCCTTCCGGTGGTCCTCAACAACACCGCGACGAGACGCGGTGACCGGCTGATTGTGCCGTACAAGGCCGACACCCAAAGCGACCGGAGGCGTGCGGTCGAGGCATCCGTGGCCCTGACCGAACCGGTGCAGGTGGTCCTGGAGGCAGCCCGAGAGCCCATCTGCACCGGTGCTCTCGCGGACAAGCTGGCTGCGGACTTCCCCACAGCAGGCCAGGGAAAGGCGCAGCGGCTCGTGGAGGGGTTGATCCGGAACGAGGTATTGATCACCAGCCTGCACGCACCGAGCACCGAGACCGATGCCCTGGACTACCTGTTGGCGCAACTGGACGCCGTGGAGGCAGACGCCGTAACCCAGGTCGCCGATATGATCCGCGAACTCCGCGCCGTACAGAGCGACTTGCGCGGCTGTGGCTCCGGAAGCGGCCGGGCCCGTGCCACCGCGCGGATGCGGGCTCTGGTCCCACGCCTGCGCCGTCACCCTCTCGCCCTCGACCTTCGTCTGGACGCCGAGGTGGAGCTGCCTGAAGCGGTTGCCCGCGAGGTCGAGCGTGCAGCCAGCGTCCTGGCCCGGGTCAGCGCCCTCCCGTACGGGACCGCGGCGTGGAAGGCGTACCAGCGGCGGTTCTACGAGCGGTACGGCATCGGCACGATGGTGCCTCTCAACGAAGTCGTCGCCGACAGCGGCACTGGTTTCCCCGACGGGTATCCGGGCGCCCCGGCCGACGGGCGCCGCTCCCGCCTTTCTGTACGAGACGACACCTTGGTGCGGCTGGCGCAGGCCGCTGTCCTCGACGGCCGCGACGAGGTGGTTCTCACTGATGAGCTGATCGCGGCGATGGATCTGGGACCCGAGCGTCCAAGGGTGCCGCCGCACCTGGAGGTCGGTGTCCGGGTGCACGCTGCGAGCACCGAGGAACTGCAGCGCGGGCGGTTCCGGCTGGAGATTGCGAGCGTGTCCCGTGGCGTCGGTGTCACGACCGGCCGGTTCCTCGGCGTGCTGGCACCTGAGGACCGCGAGAGTCTGTCAGCGGAACTGGCCGACCTCCCGAGCGCAGACGCCGGCACCGTCCCCGCCCAGTTGTCGTTCCCGCCGCTGCTAGCCACGAGCGCCCATGTCACGCGCGCTCCGCAGGTTCTGTCCACCGTGATCAGCGTGCAGGAGCACCGTGCCGCAAGCAGCGACGTGCTCACGCCTGACGACTTGGCGGTGGCATGCGACGGGCGCCGCATGTATCTGGCCGCGCCTGAGCGCGGGCAGCGGATCGAGGCCGTGGGAATGCACGCGCTGAATCTCAAGGAGCACACCCCGCCGCTGGTCCGGTTCCTCACCGAGCTCTCGCGCGCTCAGTGCGCGCAGGTCACCTTGTTCAACTGGGGCGCCGCGACCGCGATGCCGTTCCTGCCCCGGCTGCGCTACGGGCGTACGGTGCTCGCCTCTGCACGGTGGCGGCTGGAAGCAGCCGAACTGCCCCGCCGCGACCGCCCCCAGGCCCAGTGGGACACCGCCCTGGAGGAGTGGCGGACCCGGCGGCGGATGCCTCAGCGGGTCAGCCTGGCCGAGGAGGACCGTCGTCTGCTCCTCGATCTCGACCAGGCCGCCCACCGAACCCTCCTGCGCGAGCACCTCAACCGCGCCAGCCTGGCCGTCCTCGTCGAGGGCCCGGACGCCGACGCCTACGGCTGGTGCGACGGCCGCGCGCACGAGGTCGTCGTACCGCTCAAGGCCAGGCGGCCTCCGGCGTGGCCGCTCCTGCCGACCCCCGCACCGGCCCGCACGTTCTCCCCAGCGCAGATCCAGACGCCCGGAGTCTCATCCCTGCTGCTGGCCACTCTGTACGGCGACCTGCGCCGTCAAGACACCCTCCTCACCCAGCACATCCCTGACCTGCTGGACCAACTCGGCAGTCCACCGTGGTGGTTCATCCGCTTCCGCGACCCCAACCATCACCTCCGGGTACGCATCGCTCTGCCCGATCCCCAAGCCTTCGCCGCGACCGCACGCACCGTCGGCATCTGGGCCAACGAACTGCGCAGCGCCGGGCTGCTGTCGGACGTGCGCTTTCCCACCTCCTACCGCGAGATGGGCCGTTGGGGCTCCGGCGCCGCCTGGGATGCCGCTGAGAACGTGTTCCGCGCTGACTCGCGAGCTGTCGCCACCCAGCTCTCCCAACCCCGGCGTCCGCATCCGCGCGCCCTGGTAGCCGCGCACACCATCGCCATCGCCACCTCGTTCCTCGGCAGTACCGAGGCCGCCATGAGCTGGCTGATCGACAACATTCCGCCCACCGCGCCCGCACCGGTGCCGCGTCCCCAGTTCACCGAGACCGTACGGCTGGCCGATCCGACCGACCACTGGGCGGCACTGCGCGACGCACCCGGCGGACAGGCCATCGTGGCGGCATGGGCGGACCGGGACGCCACGCTCGCCGCCTACCGACCCCATCTCCCCGGCCCGGATACCCAGGGCATCCGCCTGGACGACGTCCTCTCCTCGCTCCTGCACGTCCACTTCGTACGGCACCTGGCAGTGGACTTCCCTGAGGAAGCGATCTGCCTGTATCTCACACGCGCCGCTGCCCTGGCCCGGATCTCCCGGAGGACACGGTGA
- a CDS encoding FxLD family lanthipeptide: MSPNINHTTKASPATTSDGFDLDVTLVEIGDSAGLVNLTDDGCGETCGACTTNVA, encoded by the coding sequence ATGAGCCCCAACATCAACCACACCACCAAGGCGAGCCCGGCAACCACCTCGGACGGCTTCGACCTCGACGTCACGCTGGTCGAGATAGGCGACTCCGCCGGCCTGGTCAACCTGACGGACGACGGCTGCGGCGAGACCTGCGGCGCCTGCACCACCAACGTGGCCTGA
- a CDS encoding endonuclease/exonuclease/phosphatase family protein: MSEITLLSWNFENNGGNDPAKRLKAQELLVSLNPHIVFRQEMWGADANGNAILYELEHVLGLRGWLGPESCTAIFADPRVFRPVREWDKAAPMWVLPPTALVMRYLPAGDEAMPLALVSYHLNYASGTNRVAESEWVSTWADKKWTGPQGEIVRMPCLAAGDNNSYPGPGVEGDPALPVLEQIDDRPHRLHRSYVGANGTRVMDTRPDEALRTAGLEDLARYWATARQGNRRAVSRTVNACATHGPDSRVDRVYGTTDLLTAVTGVDVVEVPEDVSDHHIVRVTLDADCISDVLNQQAAEIAA; encoded by the coding sequence ATGAGCGAGATCACTCTGTTGTCCTGGAACTTCGAGAACAACGGCGGGAACGACCCGGCAAAGCGCCTGAAGGCACAAGAGCTGTTGGTTTCCCTCAACCCTCACATCGTGTTCCGTCAGGAGATGTGGGGAGCGGACGCCAACGGCAACGCGATCCTGTACGAGCTGGAGCACGTGCTCGGCCTGCGAGGCTGGCTCGGCCCCGAGTCGTGCACCGCGATCTTCGCCGACCCGCGCGTATTCCGGCCGGTGCGGGAGTGGGACAAGGCCGCCCCCATGTGGGTGCTGCCGCCCACGGCACTGGTCATGCGCTACCTGCCTGCCGGTGACGAGGCGATGCCGCTTGCCTTGGTCTCCTACCACCTCAACTACGCGTCCGGCACGAACCGGGTAGCCGAGTCGGAATGGGTCTCGACCTGGGCCGACAAGAAGTGGACCGGGCCGCAGGGCGAGATCGTACGGATGCCATGCCTGGCTGCTGGAGACAACAACAGCTATCCGGGTCCTGGCGTCGAGGGCGACCCGGCGCTGCCGGTGCTTGAGCAGATAGACGACAGGCCCCACAGGCTGCATCGCTCGTACGTCGGAGCGAACGGCACCCGGGTGATGGATACCCGCCCGGACGAGGCGCTGCGCACCGCTGGCTTGGAGGACCTGGCCCGCTACTGGGCGACGGCGAGACAGGGGAACAGAAGGGCGGTGTCTCGGACAGTCAACGCCTGTGCGACGCACGGCCCGGACTCCCGCGTCGACCGCGTCTACGGCACTACTGACCTGCTGACCGCGGTGACCGGTGTGGACGTGGTTGAGGTGCCCGAAGACGTGTCGGACCACCACATCGTCCGCGTCACGCTCGATGCCGACTGCATCTCGGACGTTCTCAATCAGCAAGCCGCAGAGATCGCGGCTTGA
- a CDS encoding endonuclease/exonuclease/phosphatase family protein: MTRPSEDDAFRVVTWNVEHNGITNSGDDARWHLAMDVLATLQPHVLLRQELTRADMFGGRAVWAESARLGGHAAFLASATPESANPTGVYVDRDLCQPTEFFEHRTGMWHPVCNPVVRIKGALNKLSLASVHLCSFDPATRASEAKRVATLGRPGMAAIVGGDMNSYPHRPSNGHPLPDWSQIKDRAHFEARTIERDGKRVSDTLPDEILAGEFEGRPPVFVELGHYAATELGLEGALEPTASLWRTDQGTRQRIDRLYATPQVAGALTGLEVIVTDEVTEASDHPPVVATFSLSALRRALSVEPALAA, translated from the coding sequence TTGACCAGGCCGTCCGAGGACGACGCATTCCGCGTGGTCACGTGGAACGTTGAGCACAACGGCATCACCAACAGCGGTGACGACGCACGATGGCATTTGGCCATGGACGTTCTCGCCACCCTCCAGCCGCACGTACTCCTCCGCCAGGAGCTGACCCGTGCGGACATGTTCGGTGGGCGTGCGGTCTGGGCGGAGTCCGCCCGGCTCGGCGGCCACGCCGCATTCCTTGCCAGCGCGACCCCCGAGTCGGCCAACCCGACCGGCGTCTATGTGGACCGAGACCTGTGCCAGCCGACCGAGTTCTTCGAGCACCGCACCGGGATGTGGCACCCGGTATGCAACCCGGTGGTTCGAATCAAGGGCGCACTGAACAAGCTGAGTCTGGCGTCGGTACATCTGTGCTCCTTCGACCCCGCCACGCGGGCGAGCGAGGCGAAACGAGTGGCCACGCTGGGCCGGCCGGGCATGGCGGCGATCGTCGGGGGCGACATGAACTCGTACCCGCACCGGCCGAGCAACGGGCATCCGCTGCCCGACTGGAGCCAGATCAAGGACCGGGCCCACTTCGAGGCGCGCACGATCGAGCGTGACGGCAAGCGGGTCTCCGACACGCTGCCGGACGAAATCCTCGCGGGCGAATTCGAGGGGCGACCGCCCGTCTTCGTGGAACTGGGGCACTACGCCGCGACCGAACTCGGCTTGGAGGGAGCCCTCGAACCGACCGCGTCGTTGTGGCGCACGGACCAGGGCACGAGGCAGCGGATCGACCGGCTGTATGCGACGCCGCAGGTCGCCGGTGCCCTGACGGGGCTGGAGGTCATCGTCACCGATGAGGTGACCGAGGCATCCGACCACCCCCCGGTGGTCGCCACCTTCAGTCTCTCGGCGCTGCGCCGTGCCCTGTCCGTCGAACCTGCACTCGCCGCCTGA
- a CDS encoding DUF5999 family protein, with amino-acid sequence MCRHDPPCPAAEASDREAARTVLRDDVLGWTLLCNGVLLFADTGELLPDGRIIAPHRPAVPTGAAV; translated from the coding sequence ATGTGTCGGCACGACCCCCCATGCCCAGCGGCTGAGGCATCCGACCGCGAGGCGGCCAGGACCGTCCTGCGGGACGACGTGCTGGGCTGGACTCTGCTCTGCAACGGTGTGCTGCTCTTCGCGGACACCGGCGAGTTGCTGCCGGACGGCCGGATCATCGCTCCTCACCGTCCCGCCGTGCCGACGGGAGCAGCCGTATGA
- a CDS encoding DUF6302 family protein gives MTTAARTPTLLTATALPAAEAYDYDYYRARLAHPCVLEQSVAVRALRMPFLAVPAGGPRRGGYFPVHNMLIGLAVCDLLEGRPGFIQPRLRWSLDRDVCLLVEWGDAPPAEDDVARGRFYGYSDTAISKFLRSTARRPTTPSSTSPRSPAGL, from the coding sequence ATGACGACTGCCGCCAGAACTCCGACCCTGCTGACCGCAACCGCCCTGCCCGCGGCGGAAGCGTACGACTACGACTACTACCGCGCCCGGCTCGCGCATCCCTGCGTGCTGGAGCAGAGCGTCGCCGTCCGCGCCCTCCGGATGCCGTTCCTGGCGGTGCCCGCCGGCGGCCCGCGCCGTGGTGGCTACTTCCCCGTACACAACATGCTCATCGGCCTCGCAGTGTGCGACCTGCTCGAAGGCCGACCGGGCTTCATTCAGCCGCGGCTTCGTTGGTCGCTGGATCGCGACGTCTGCCTCCTGGTCGAGTGGGGCGATGCACCACCGGCCGAGGATGACGTGGCTCGCGGTCGCTTCTACGGCTACAGCGACACCGCGATCTCCAAGTTTCTCCGCTCCACCGCGCGCAGACCCACGACTCCCTCTTCGACGTCCCCCCGTTCCCCCGCGGGGCTGTGA
- a CDS encoding DUF6415 family natural product biosynthesis protein, with translation MVRLVAKLRDWEPLDWDATFDALASVLDCQAPLDDELEELAQRLRGALMQIVTIAVAGLADEDEEAAVLIARARTLRSVELPGNYWMALGHLRRLGWVTSELVELLSRTGHFKDAA, from the coding sequence ATGGTCCGCCTCGTAGCCAAGCTCCGGGACTGGGAACCGCTCGACTGGGACGCGACCTTCGACGCCTTAGCCAGCGTCCTGGACTGCCAGGCACCTCTGGACGACGAGCTCGAAGAACTCGCCCAGCGCCTACGCGGTGCCCTCATGCAGATCGTCACCATCGCCGTGGCCGGACTCGCGGACGAGGACGAGGAAGCAGCCGTGCTGATCGCGCGGGCCCGGACCCTGCGTTCTGTGGAACTGCCCGGCAACTACTGGATGGCGCTCGGTCACCTCCGCCGCTTGGGGTGGGTCACCAGCGAGCTGGTGGAACTCCTGTCCAGGACCGGGCACTTCAAGGACGCCGCATGA